The genomic segment CCCCCTACCGGCTTAGACGCGTATAGCCAAAAACGCGCTCGAGCTACCGTGCCGTGTCATGCCCTTGCTCTCACCTGGGCTCGGCTCCCGGACTCGACCGACTTTCGTCGGCCAACCTCCGTTCACCTACCCCCAGGCGACACCTTGCGGTGCACACGATCCTTGGTGGTTCCGGAATATCAACCGGATGTCCATCGCCTACGACGTTCGTCCTCGGCTTAGGCCCGACTAACCCTGAGCGGACAAGCCTTCCTCAGGAAACCTTAGGCTTACGGCGTGTGAGATTCTCACTCACATTGCGCTACTCATGCCGACATTCGCACTTCCGTCCACTCCAGCCGTCCTCACGGTCGACCTTCACTGCTGACGGAACGCTCCCCTACCACTCCCCGACCGGCAAGCCGATCGAGAAGTCCGTAGCTTCGGTACCAAGCTTGAGCCCCGCTGAATTTTCGGCGCAGATCCACTTGACCAGTGAGCTGTTACGCACTCTTTCAATGATGGCTGCTTCTGAGCCAACATCCTGGTTGTCGATGCAGATCCACATCCTTTACCACTTAGCTTGGATTTAGGGACCTTAGCTGACGGTCCGGACTGTTTTCCTCTTGACCACGAAGCTTAGCCCTCGCAGTCTGACTCCCGGGCTCTTGAATCGCGGGATTCGGAGTTTGGTTGGGTTTGGTAAGCGGGAAGCCCCCTAGCCCATCCAGTGCTCTACCCCCGTGATTGAACGCCCGAGGCTAGCCCTAAAGCTATTTCGGGGAGAACCAGCTATCTCCGAGTTCGATTGGCATTTCACCGCTATCCACAGCTCATCCCCTAGCTTTTCAACGCTAGTGAGTTCGGGCCTCCACGGGACATTACTCCCGCTTCACCCTGGCCATGGATAGGTCACTCGGTTTCGGGTCTACTGCACGCGACTCGACGCCCTGTTCAGACTCGCTTTCGCTCCGGCTCCGTCCTTCGCGGACTTAACCTCGCCACGTGCACGTAACTCGTCGGCTCATTCTTCAAAAGGCACGCCATCAGGCTACCGATCACTCGGCAACACCCTCTGACTGCTTGTAGGCACGAGGTTTCAGGTACTATTTCACTCCCCTTCCGGGGTGCTTTTCACCTTTCCCTCACGGTACTTGTTCACTATCGGTCGCCAAGAGTATTTAGCCTTGGACGGTGGTCCGCCCAGATTCCCACATGAGAGACCTTCCACGTGGTACTCAGGTGGCCGATCACGGAGACCATCTCGCTTTCGCCTACGGGGCTGTCACCCTCTCTGGCCGGCCTTTCCTGACCGGTTCGACTAGCGAATGGTTTTGTGACTCCGCCGAGACCCGGCAGGGCCTCGAAGATCGACTCCTACAACCCCCACTCAGAAACGGCTGCCGCCTATCGCGCTGAGTGGGTTTGGGCATGTTCCCGTTTCGCTCGCCACTACTCAGGGAATGTATCTCTTTTCCTCCAGCTACTGAGATGTTTCAGTTCGCTGGCTTACCTCCTCCTGGCCTATTTGGTTCAGCCAGGGGTGACTGGGCATGACCCCAGACGGGTTTCCCCATTCGGACATCTCCGGATCAACGTCTGCTCGCGACTCCCCGAAGCTTTTCGCAGCCTGCCACGTCCTTCATCGGCTCTTGGCGCCAAGGCATCCACCCCGTGCCCTTTGTAGCTTGACCCCCCTCAGCACCTGGCCAGGACGGCCAGCGCGATGAGCGGGGATCGGGATGATCCTTCTAACGACTCGGCGAAATCGAAGTTCTTCGATTGCCGAAACATATCCAGTTGGTAAGGTGCGACCGAGTCATCGGTCTCCATCCCGGCGCTGCGTCGAGATGTCCCAGCGATCCGCTGGTCGGTGGCCTTCACGTCGCGGACGGCAAGGACACGGATCAGGGGCTCGCTCGGGGGCCGGACGCGGGACGACGGCTCGAGAGCCAGTTCTCAAGCCGTCGACGTGGACAGCGCCTGGGGACCCGAGGGTCGTCTCGGGGTTCGACCCGAGCTCTTCAATTCATCGTTTGTGCTGTCTCGTTCAGTGCGAGGATCCTCCAGACGATCCCAGCGGCCGGGCGAATGGTGGAGACGAGGAGACTCGAACTCCTGACCCTCTCCTTGCAAAGGAGATGCTCTGCCGGCTGAGCTACGTCCCCGTTGCCTTGACCGTGGACGGACGTGGTGGGCGTTTCTGGACTCGAACCAGAGACCTCTGCCTTATCAGGGCAGTGCTCTAACCAGCTGAGCTAAACGCCCGCCGTGGCGGTGCCGACCGCGATGGCCGACACATGTGTCGCCGCCGGCGGCTGCACCATCAACCCTTGAAGAGTGGCAGGAAACCCGTCTCGATGTCCGTACGGTTCGGTGTGTTTCGCCAAGGTCGCGATCGGTCTGTGAACCGGTCCCGAAGGACCGCTCCACCGCGCCCCACCCATGGCGGGGGACACGAATGACCGTGCGATCAACCTGGAAGTCTTGAGCGCCGGCACCCCACCGAGGGTTCCGACTGACGACTCCCTAGAAAGGAGGTGATCCAGCCGCACCTTCCGGTACGGCTACCTTGTTACGACTTCGTCCCAATCACCGATCCCACCTTCGACGGCTGCCTCCTTGCGGTTGGCCCACCGGCTTCGGGTGTTACCAGCTTTCATGACGTGACGGGCGGTGTGTACAAGGCCCGGGAACATATTCACCGCCGTGTGCTGACCGGCGGTTACTAGCAACTCCGGCTTCACGCAGGCGAGTTGCAGCCTACGATCCGAACTGAGACCGGCTTTAAGGGATTCGCTCCACCTCGCGGTTTCGCAGCCCGTTGTACCGGCCATTGTAGCGTGGGTGTAGCCCAGGACGTAAGGGCCATGCTGACTTGACGTCATCCCCACCTTCCTCCGAGTTTCTCTCGGCAGTCCCGTGTGAGTGATACAACACACAGTAGGGGTTGCGCTCGTTGCGGGACTTAACCCAACATCTCACGACACGAGCTGACGACAGCCATGCAACACCTGTGGCCAGGCCCCTTGCGGGGAGACGACGTTTCCGCCGTTGTCCTGGTCATGTCAAGCCCTGGTAAGGTTCTTCGCGTTGCGTCGAATTAAACCCCACGCTCCGCTGCTTGTGCGGGCCCCCGTCAATTCCTTTGAGTTTTAGCCTTGCGGCCGTACTCCCCAGGCGGGACACTTAATGCGTTAGCTTCGGCACTGGCGGGGTTGATACCACCAACACCTAGTGTCCATCGTTTACGGCTAGGACTACCGGGGTATCTAATCCCGTTTGCTCCCCTAGCTTTCGCGCCTCAGCGTCAAGAACAGGCCAGGAAGTCGCCTTCGCCACTGGTGTTCCTCCCGATATCTACGCATTTCACCACTACACCGGGAATTCCACTTCCCTCTCCTGCCTTCCAGTCGATCAGTATCGAGTGACCCTCCCCAGTTGAGCCGGGGGCTTTCACACTCGACTTGAACGACCGCCTGCGCGCGCTTTACGCCCAGTAAATCCGGACAACGCTTGTCACCTACGTATTACCGCGGCTGCTGGCACGTAGTTAGCCGTGACTTATTCGTCAGGTACCGTCATTATCGTCCCTGAAAAAAGAGGTTTACAACCCGAAGGCCTTCATCCCTCACGCGGCGTTGCTGCGTCAGACTTTCGTCCATTGCGCAAAATTCCCGACTGCTGCCTCCCGTAGGAGTCTGGGCCGTGTCTCAGTCCCAGTCTGGGTGATCGTCCTCTCAGACCACCTACCGATCGTCGCCTTGGTGAGCCGTTACCCCACCAACGAGCTAATCGGACGCAGGCCCCTCCCGAAGCGCCTTGCGGCTTTACTGGTGTGATCGAACACACCACCACATGCGGTATTAGCCACCCTTTCGGGCAGTTATTCCCCACTTCGGGGCAGGTCACCCACGCGTTACTCAGCCGTCCGCCACTAACGACCAGAGCGAACCCCGATCGTCCGTTTGACTTGCATGTCTCATGCACGCCGCCAGCGTTTATCCTGAGCCAGGATCAAACTCTCCAAAAAGTGCACGACCTTGCGGCCGTGACGAGTCTCGAAGGGTCTGTCCGTTCGCACATCCTTCCGGATTTCCTACCACTCTTCAGTTGTTAAGGTGCAGCGCCCCGATGGCGTGACCGCCACCGGCGCAGAGCCCCAAGGATGAGGCTTCGGAACCGGAGTGTCAAACCGAACCGCTGCCCGGGCGAGTCGCGCGGGCCAGACCTCGATCGACGATCGCGGTCCGGGTCGGAGCACAACGGAAGCGGATGATACGGATCGGCCACGCGGGCGTCAAACGACCGTCGGCGTGAGTACCTGCGACGCCCGGACGGATCAGATCGGGCTCGTCTCCACGAGGAGCACGAACGCCGCGGCGGCGATCCAGCAGAGGAGCGCGAGTTCCAGCGACTCGGCGGCGCCGAGCGGTCCGGTGAGCACGACGTAGAGGAGCCCGCCGAGCACGACGGCCACGACCGCCTTGGCCGCGCGGAGCAGGATCTCGGATGCGAGGTTGCTCACCGTCAGACGGCGCGACGGCCCTGGAGGGCCCGGATGAGCGTCACCTCGTCGGCGTATTCGAGATCGCCCCCGACGGGGATCCCGCGGGCGATGCGCGTCACCGCACCGACGACACCCGCAAGTCGTTCGGCGAGGTACATCGCCGTCGCCTCCCCCTCGAGCGTCGGATTGGTGGCGATGATCACCTCTTCGAACGGCAGTCCTTCCGCCCTGGCGACGTCGGCCCGGGCGAGGAGCTCACGGATCCGAAGTCGGTCGGGACCGATCCCGTCGATCGGTGAGATCGCGCCGTGGAGAACGTGATACAGGCCCCGGAATTCGCCGGTCCGGTCGAGCGCGAGCACGTCGAGGGGTTCCTCCACGACGCAGAGCCGCCGTTGGTCGCGGCCCGGGTCGGTGCAGATCGAGCAGAGCGGCGTCTCGCTGATGTTGAAGCACCGCTCGCAGAAGACGACGCGGTCGCGGACCGCGATGAGCGCGGCCGCGAGCGTGCGCGCCTCCGAGTCGGGGCCGCGGAGGAGCTGGTAGGTGAGCCGTTGCGCGGTCTTCGGCCCGATGCCGGGCAGCCGCGCGAACGCCTCGATGAGGCGGGCGACAGGCTCGATGAGGGGGGCAGCCACCGTGGAGACGACTACAGGCCCGGGATCCGGAGGCCGCCCGTCACGGCCGCCATCTTCGCCTGCTCGAGGTCGCGCGACGCGCGCAGCGCGTCGTTCACGGCGGCGACGACGAGGTCCTGCAGCATCTCGACGTCGGCGGGGTCGACGGCGGTCGGGTCGATCGTGAGCGATCGGAGCTCCTGCTTGCCGGTCACCGTGGCCCGGACGACGCCTCCGCCCGCCGAACCGTCGACGGTCGCCGCGGCGAGCTCCTCCTGGACGCGGAGCATCTGCTGCTGCATCTGTTGCGCCATGCGCTGCAGGTTCGCCATCCCCATCGGGCTCGTCCTCCTTTCAGCATCGGTCGACCGCGCCAAGTCTGCGCGAAGCCGGGCGGTCCTGCAGGCCTCGGCGGAGCGACGGTCGGCGTCAGTTCACCTCGCCGACGTCGGCGAGGTCATCGGCGAAGATCCGACGCGCCTCGGCGATCAAGCGGTCGGCGTCCGCGTCGACGGACACCGCGGGTGCGATCTCGACGTTCGTCGCCACGAATCGGACGCTCACGGGACCCCCGGTCCGGGCGGCGATCCCCTCCTCGACGGTGGCACGGCGGCGCTCGAGGGCGCTGCGAAGGAACGCCTGGTGCTCCGGGAACCCGAGTGTCACGATGCGGCCCTCGACGGCGATCGGGCGACATGCCGTGATCAGTGGCTTCACCGCCGGCTGGGCGCTGAGGTCGGCGACGATCTCGGGCCAGCGAGCCAGGAGCATGGCGAGCGAGGGATCCGCCAGGGTCGTCGTGTCGGCCGGGACAGCGAGGGCGTTGGGCGTCGGCGTCGGCGTCGGTGTCGGCGTCGCGGAAGGGACGGGGGGGACGGCGGTCGCGGATCGAACGCCGGGCGACCCGCTCGGTCGCGGTCCAGAGGGACGTGGCGGTCGGGGAGCGGCGAGCACCTCGGCCGGCACGGAAGGG from the Chloroflexota bacterium genome contains:
- the recR gene encoding recombination protein RecR; protein product: MAAPLIEPVARLIEAFARLPGIGPKTAQRLTYQLLRGPDSEARTLAAALIAVRDRVVFCERCFNISETPLCSICTDPGRDQRRLCVVEEPLDVLALDRTGEFRGLYHVLHGAISPIDGIGPDRLRIRELLARADVARAEGLPFEEVIIATNPTLEGEATAMYLAERLAGVVGAVTRIARGIPVGGDLEYADEVTLIRALQGRRAV
- a CDS encoding YbaB/EbfC family nucleoid-associated protein; amino-acid sequence: MGMANLQRMAQQMQQQMLRVQEELAAATVDGSAGGGVVRATVTGKQELRSLTIDPTAVDPADVEMLQDLVVAAVNDALRASRDLEQAKMAAVTGGLRIPGL